The genomic segment TAAATTGCAGTTACTGAATAATATCACTGGAGCATTTAGGCCTGGTGTGCTCACAGCTTTGGTTGGAGTTAGTGGTGCCGGAAAAACCACCCTTATGGATGTATTAGCTGGGAGAAAGACTGGTGGAGTTATCGAAGGAACCATCAGTTTATCAGGTCATCCAAAACAACAAGAGACTTTTGCCAGAATATCTGGGTACTGTGAACAAAACGACATTCATTCTCCCTGCTTAACTGTTCATGAATCACTTCTGTTCTCTGCTTGGCTACGGCTGTCCTCAGATATTGAGATGGAAACGCAAAAGGTATGGTTAATGGTAATTGCTGTTTGTAAATCTTTTACGAGTTAATAATCAGTCACATTTGCAGGCTTTTGTTGAGGAGGTGATGGAACTTGTGGAACTTATTCCTTTGAGAGGAGCGTTAGTAGGTCTACCTGGAGTTGATGGATTATCAACGGAGCAAAGAAAGCGCCTTACTATTGCCGTTGAACTGGTAGCCAACCCTTCTATTGTATTCATGGATGAGCCCACATCAGGCTTAGATGCGAGAGCTGCAGCCATTGTGATGCGGACAGTGCGGAATATAGTGAACACTGGAAGAACTATTGTCTGTACTATTCATCAGCCTAGCATTGATATCTTTGAATCCTTTGACGAGGTTCTACTTATCTGTCTCCATCTCTCCAGAAATCTGACTTTTGTCTCTCTACTAATGTTCAAGTTTGGCGAGTTTGGATACATGAGTATTTAatctaaaaatacattttattaggTAGTTCCATTTGAAATACATGTATTACTTATAAACAGTTTACTTTTAAAAGAGTAGAAGCTCTAAAAGTCAAATATTTTCCTTCTTGATTATGGCTTTTTTTAAGAGCTTTTAGTATTGATTGGATGCATTTTACTCGTAGAATTTGTGTTGCTGATCATGTTGATAGGTGTTATGCCTtagttgttgaattattttgttAATAGTTATCTTTTTTTCACTATCAACTTTCTTCCTATAATTTAGTTATCTGATTTTATGCTGCAGCTTTTATTTATGAAACGGGGTGGAGAGCTCATTTATGCCGGTCCACTTGGTCCAAAGTCTTGCGATTTGATCCAGTATTTTGAGGTCCGACATTATTTGTTTTGTCTTTTTAGTTTGGTGTGGTCTATCATGGAACTGTCATCGCACATTCATGCTCTGTACtttaattttctttaattttgttAGGATATTGACGGAATACCAAGGATAAAGAATGGATACAATCCAGCTACGTGGATGTTAGAGGTTACATCACCAATAGAGGAAAGCCGCTTGGGCAttgattttgctgaaatttACCGAAGATCAAAACTATTTCAGTGCGTCCAACAGAAATTGTTTTACCAGTTAATTAGCATTTTTTTACATTGATGATGTTTTCACAAATTTTTCTCTCTATTGTTTCAGATATAATAAAGAGTTGGTCGAGAGGCTGAGCAAACCAAGTAGCGATTCAAAAGAGCTTAATTTCCCAACAAAGTATTCTATGTCATACTTCGACCAATTTGTGGCTTGCCTTTGGAAGCAGAACCTGTCTTACTGGCGAAACCCACAATACACGGCAGTTCGCTTCTTCTATACAGTAATAATATCATTGATGCTGGGAAGCATATGTTGGGGATTTGGTTCAAAAAGGTTCGCACATCACACTCACTGTGATTCTCTTGGTAATAAAAATAGTACAGCTGAAGCAAGGTTGCTTGATATTAATCATGTCACAAGGAAAAAGAAGCCAAGGTTACTCCAACAAAATCAGATTCATTtagataataaaatattatcatataTTTTTTCCCGCATAGAAACTCCATTTTTGTACTATTCAGGAATCATTGTTAAAGTTTAGCAACATAACGCTGAAAAGTGTCCCTGTGTGTTACTTAAATATATCTACTGTATCTTATtatttccctattatatgttcttAATGTGTTGAAGGGACACACAGCAAGACGTATTTAATGCTATGGGATCAATGTATGCAGCAGTGCTGTTCATCGGAGTTACGAATGGCACTGCCGTTCAACCAGTTGTTTCTGTTGAAAGATTTGTTTCATACAGAGAAAGAGCAGCAGGAATGTATTCAGCTTTACCATTTGCATTTGCTCAGGTGTTGCTTTCACTGTCACTTAGAGCTTGTTCGGATAGAAAGCAAAAATGTAAAAACGTTATTAAAATTGATTTGAAAAAGTTTGAATCATGAAGCCAGAAACTGTGGCCTTGTACTACTGTGGCTTTAACTTGGCTTTAGAAAATCTAAGAAATGTGTTTTCAAGTGTCATATctgaatataaaaattaatacgctatttttttaaaaaaaagcccTGTTGTTTGATAagtcaattttttatttgattactTTTGTATTCAAACTCATGCTTAATATAATTTCATGGTTTTCTCTTCTGCAGGTTGCCATAGAGTTTCCTTACGTATTCGCACAGGCAATTATTTACTGTGCAATATTCTATTCAATGGCTTCTTTTGAGTGGGCTGTTTCCAAATTTGTGTGGTACATGTTCTTCATGTACTTCACAATGTTGTATTTCACCTTTTATGGCATGATGACAACTGCTGTCACACCCAACCACAACCTTGCTGCCATTATCGCTGCCCCATTTTACATGCTTTGGAATCTCTTCAGCGGGTTCATGATACCTCATAAGGTAACAGAGTAACACAGATACCCCTTGTCGATCAAAATTACgttcttttaatttttctttgtaGCTGTAACCTTGAGAGAAACACTTCTTGTACATCACTTTATATTGAATGTCCGAGTTTCATATCTATTTCAAATAGGACATACTCATAGTTTTTTTCGAACTGTAACATAGACCAAACCAGAGTTATAACCCTCCCATCCCAAATGAAATTGTACACACCCCTCTTCTCTGTGTGTGTTTTTATATTCTGAATATGAATATTCTTTACTACTGCTACAGAGAATTCCGGTATGGTGGCGATGGTATTATTGGGCGAACCCCGTCGCGTGGAGTCTCTATGGCCTCCTTGCTTCTCAATATGCTGACAGTGAGAAATTGGTGAAGCTTTCTGATGGAATTCAGTTAATTTCGACAAGGCTATTGGTCAAGGATGTATTTGGATTCAGGCATGATTTCATCGGTATCGCGGGAATCATGGTGGCTGGATTCTGCTTGTTATTTGCTGTGATTTTTGCTTATGGTATTAAAGCTTTTAACTTCCAGAAGAGATGACTGGTCAGTTGGTTAATTCGGTTATTGATCGATCAAACTGGTAAATATTATACACGTGATATATCTTTTCATTCTTTGACTCATACATTGTAATAAAATTCTAGTTTTTTTTCCTGTGTTGCAAAAGACGCGACACAAATACAGTGAAACCGTTCCTTAACCACGAGGAGGATATAGATTTGTGTTGATGAATACGTTTTATCATTAGATTATGATAAATAATAGATATGATATTTAGTGTATTTATGTATGTTATTATTTCCCCTCCATATTCACGCACGGTTACTGATTCTTAACATTTCTTCCACTTCTGTTTACAAAAATTACATTTCACTGAAAATATAAAATACTACGAATTTAACAAGAGGCAATTGACCCTGatcaaatataaatattatcaaaaatAACATCCATTTTATCAAGCACATTTGGTCCTACACTTAGGATTATGTCTAAATTATAACAATTTCCCCTCGAGCAAAATGCTATTTCAACAAATAGAACtcgcaattttttattcaaaatttgttGAGTCATCGACCGAGTTGTCCTTCACTTCAAAGTTTTCAAAACGGTCCATCGGATGGGCCGTTCCCTCGTCTTTTTTGTTAAGCATGACAAATCAACACGTTAATTTTTAGTTATATTTCACGAGTTAGAGTAGGTTGACCCGCAACCCACAATTTGGTTGGCCCGACCATAAGATTGTCGATCCAACTTATCTATTTGATTGGGTGGAGAGACCAACTTATTAAATCTTACACATTTTGACAATTCTATCTTCACTCATTAATCTCGGCTTTCCAAATGTATAATGCATTAATGTTGTATAACTTATGGGAGAATTTGACTAATAACCGTAgacaaatttttattaaaaattcattttcatCAAAATAGTCATCCTCATACGTTGGATCCTATTTTTTTTAGTCGAAGaaagttataaataaatttaaaaaaaaaaaatttgaccagaGCCATTTCAACCAATCGAGTTTGTAATTCCCATTTTAATCTATGCCAAATTAATtactaaaatttttgaatgaattaAGCTGTGTAATCCGATAAGTCTATTTGGACAATAATTCGAAAAGACAATCAATTTTCCTGTTATTCTCAATCGGAAATTGGAACACTATTAAATATATCGTTCATTTCCATTTATTTCCTTTGAGCATTATTTTTTTTGCGGAAACTTACTATATCTAGCAGACAAATATgctacatacatatatacatatatgtgtgtgtatgtgtgtgtatatatatacaaaaaaaaacCAGTAAAATTTAATCCTTGTTAAACCTTCTGTCGGCTTCTCCTCCCCTCAAAATCTCCTCTAAAACATTAATGTAAATCACAATTGTTCTCCATTTAAACCAATATTATTTATCCCACGAATGAAAATGGATAATATAAGATTAATTATTGTTTATTTTGTTAACTTCTTGTTTTACTATTACATTGGATAGAACTTGGACAATATTGTTGTTATTGAGAACCATTTTTTTTCCCAAGTATTTCGCGAGTGAAAATTCCATATGTCAATTTtgttaataaataaaatgaaacaaTCACTTATTCATCTCTGTATTTTCATGAATAGATTTCACAATTTTTTACATTTGATTCGGTTGGTTTTGTTTGGGAGACTTATTCATGAAATCCAAATCCTCAATTTCGATATTTAATGAGAGAAGATAATATTACATAAGTGTTCGATCCTATAGATGTTATGCGTATTATAGATCTTAATAATTGTTTTTTCTTCCTTGCAATGACACGAGCTAAAGTTATTTTATTCGATAGTTCGTAAGTTTTAAATTCTTatctataaaatattattatatattaaatacatatatatttttcgagCTTTTCTGAAGTTCGAGCTTTCAAACCTTCATTCTTTAACCTTAATATCCGAGCACTAATTCGAATAAATTGgaatatttcgagccgaacCTGAACTTCATTTCGAATCGAACTcgagcaaaaaaaataaaaaatttagaagCTTCAAATGGAGCTCGAACTTGAATATACTTAATTCAAACCGAGACTCAATTCGGTTCATTATATCTTTAGTTCAAAATGTTGGCACAAATTCAATATTTATGTGAATAGATATTATATCATATGTAAAAATAAGGCTTCAACTTTAGCATTCAAACGAAAAGagagtatttttcaaaaaacagAAAGAAAAAGTAATAAGAGTGTATATTTGGTAGCGAATAAAAAGACATATAATGAGactgatttaaaaatatatacgttagtaatttattttgtttttttttttaatcagaaGACCGCAGATATTTTTTAttcctttattttttattttcattagaTAATTTATTGCTTTATTTTGCTTGGGACTTGTTAATGCTTTACCAAGCTTTTCACCAACTTTTCGCGTTTCATAAACATCTAAGGCATTATCTGCTTTGCTTTACGTATAACCATTTTTCAACTCCAAAAGTAGAATTATTtgtcatattttatttttatttttaaaaatatgtttaaaaACAATCATGAGTGAGATTGTTTGAAACTGATATTTTGTcacgtttaaaaaaaaaagataaatatcTTTTTTAGATCATCATGgttcaaaatatttgaatattatttcataaataattatagtttttgataaaataatataaatttgatCATATAGAGATATTTAAAATAACCTTTATTAGGTtaaaaattttcaatatttattttCGCATTCCCTCTTTATAGTCGTAATCTCATTCATAGACATTACACATATTACGTATTACGTTTATATTGCACATATTAAgtttgatatttatttattaagtcCTTGTCTTTTTCAACAACTTTGATAGAAGTTAGTCCGAATGAAATGCacgattttctaaaaaataaacCCACCTTCGATTTGGTGTGTCATAACTGATTATGTATATATTATTCTTGTAATACGACATGAGTTTTTTTTAATCATTCACGataataaaatcaaatacacTTTACAAATTTTTTccctaaaaaatttatttgtttgTTCTCTCTAAGTATGTGCAAAATTAGGCGTTCGAGTCGTGGATTAGATGAATGTTTAACCAATTATTAAGAGTTTGATTATCTTTATCGACACAAAACATGTCTGACGTTTAcctgaaaaatataatttgaaaacTATTACGTTAATGAAGAGATTTACTATGCTGCAATTCCGTCGTAAAAAAGATATGATACAAATTCGGTAGGaaatatatacataaatataaaTGCGCAAAAATGAGGAGGGTGCACCTTAAGTATGGTGAGGATGTGCACACATGAAACCTCCTAAAAGTAAATTTGCCTCGATATCTCGGAAATTCAATGATCGTAATTGGTTGTCGGGGGAGTTAATCAGTATAActtcttaaaaaatatatatattccgATAAGTAGATCGACTTATTATAAGACATTTCACTTATCAGATCTGTCTATTTAATTGTGACATTTGGGTCTGTTCTTCCCACATCAAATCTCTCCCCAAAAGCCCTAGAGAGAGAAAGTgtgcaaaaaattgttgtaagATCTGTTCCTCTCTCTCTAACAATCCCCCTTCTCTCTCtccatatatatacacacacacacagaggcTTACAGGGATAGAAGCACGCGCACACGAACACCCACTCTCGAATGTGCAGCTTGTATTAGAGAACGCATAAGCTTTATACGTACATGTGTTTATTTGAGGTTCTGGGGGTTTTTTTCTTTCATGTTTTGGTGGTGATTTTTTTTGGCAATTGATTTGgaaattttgtttgtttgtttgtttttttttaatttggtttTTGATTTGTCTGATTTTTGTTTTCGGAGCAGGTGTGTTGACTGGGGGAAGCAGAGCATGTCGTCGTTGAGCAGAGAGCTAGTGTTTTTGATACTCCAGTTTCTTGATGAGGAGAAGTTTAAGGAGACTGTTCACAGGTAGGGGTTTACTATTCTGAATATTGATTTTTCCCCCCTTTTGGTGGTTAATTTGGTTGTTTGGGGTCGTTGGGAAATGAGGATTGGGATTATTAGTATTTGATGGAAAATGGTTCCGTTGTTTTAAAATTTGGCGACTTTGCGTCAATTGTACGTTGGCTGAATCTCATGGTCTAATTTGGACAATTTAATTAACTTGGTAACTTCATTTTAGGAAGTGCTGTGTGGGTGTTCGgttgtttctttcttttttctttttgtaaGGTGCTGAATAATTTGAGTGGTTTAGGGTGTTTTTTATGCGTTAAAACTGTTTACTGGGAATTAATTAGCTTTTTTTATGATTTCAGATTGGAGCAAGAATCTGGTTTTTTCTTCAATATGCGATATTTTGAAGAAATGGTGACAAATGGAGAATGGGAAAACGTGGAAAAGTATTTGTTTGGCTTCACAAAAGTCGATGATAACAGATATTCTATGAAAATCTTCTTTGAGATACGAAAGCAGAAGTACCTTGAAGCTTTGGACAAGTGAGTATGttcatttttattcattttaatGAACACCATCTATCGTATTAGTCATGCGTTTGTATTAAGTTTTGTATTTTTGTGGATTCACAGCCTTGGACAAGTGAGTGTTCGTTTTGATTCATTTTAATTAACACCGTTTATTATCTTAGTCAGCTTTTGTATTAAGTTTCATATTTTTGTGGATTTATATGTATTGgattatgtttatttaatacaGGAAAGATCGTGCAAAAGCTGTTGACATTCTGGTGAAGGACTTGAAAGTATTCTCATCATTTAATGAAGATCTTTTTAAAGAAATAACGCAGTTGTTGACCTTTGAGAACTTTAGGTAATGAAAGAATGTGTAGTTTCCCTTTTTATGGTTTTCTTGTTCAATTAtgggaaccatccttctttgtTTTGAAGATATTGATCTGAATATGGTAACATGTAGAGAGAATGAACAATTGTCCAAGTATGGGGACACCAAGACTGCTAGGGGTATAATGCTTGTTGAACTTAAAAAGTTGATAGAGGCAAATCCTCTGTTTCGTGAGAAGCTGAACTTTCCCAGCTTGAAGAATTCAAGATTGAGGACACTAATCAATCAGAGGTCTGTTTCCTGGGATTGTGATAATGTCATTTTTTTCCTGGTTGATGTAGTCAATCCTATGCTCTTACGAAACTCTGTATTTGGTTGTAGTTTGAACTGGCAGCATCAGCTTTGTAAGAATCCGAAGCCGAATCCTGATATTAAAACATTGTTTGTGGACCATTCATGTGGTCCATCACAGCCAAATGGTGCAAGGGCGCCTTCCCCTGTCACTAACCATCTTATGGGAGCTGTTCCTAAGCCAGGGACATTTCCACCTCTGACCACAGCATGGCGTAAGTAGATAGAATGTTAGCAGTTCTACTTGTTTACAACTCTTGAGATATGAAAGTATAAATATTGCTCTGTTTGTCAAGCCATTTCAGCCAAATCCAGGTCCTATGCCAACTCCTCTTGCTGGATGGATGGCTAGTCCCTCTCAGGTTCCTCATCCGTCCTCCTCTACAGGTCCCATTGGATTTAACCCACAAAATAATGCtggtatatttttattttaaattactaGTTGTTAACTTGAAGTCTTTCCTCTGTCACCTGTTTTTTTAGCACTACATCACATGTTATATCTTAGTGTTTTTAACTGATACAGGTTTACTAAAGCGCCCTAGGACTCCTCCAATGATTAACCTGGCAATGGATTACCAGACTGCCGATTCAGAGCATGTTATGAAAAGAACGAGACCTTTTGGATTTCCAGACGAAGTATGGTGTTAGAATCTTAAGTTTCTCTTCTCATCCTTGCAAGAATCGAAACTCAATCACTCTTATTTGGAACTTGAATTTAGACGGCTATGACTCTTAATGATGTCATTTGACCGGGCTTTCAATTCaattcagtttgtcaaactctaaGGCTTCGAAGAATATgttttttgttttgaatttgaattcaaaatttgaaaattgatGCAAtacacaataaagttgtattgTAAATTGATTGAGTgaaatgatgaaataaaaatatgctTGTTCGGAAAAGTGGAAAGAAGTTGTCATCATGCAATAATTGTGTTTTGAATAGTTGTTTTAAAGTGTTTGAACGATTTGATTAAACATTTTGAAAAGAATAATATTCTGAGCGAAGAATTTTAAATGTATCtcaaattatgaattttaggtTAGCTGAGTTGATTGAGTATTCCAAACAAGTGGGGCCCAAGTTATGTGTTTCTGGTGTAGTTTTTTCCATCATTAATAGTAAATCGAATTGTTTACAGACCCTAAAATTGAAAGTTGTGGCATAAGTAAAATTTCTATATGAAGGACAAATTCACTCTGAACAATTTTTTTGCAGGTCAATAATGTACCTGTCAATGTTTTGCCTGTTGGATTTTCCAGTCAAACTCATGGGCATACCTCACCCTCATCCGAGGAGTTGCCAAAGACCGTGATGATGAATCTCAGTCAGGGCTCTGCCGTCAAGAGTATGGATTTTCATCCAGTACAACAAGTTTTACTTCTTGGTTGGTGCTTACACACTTGATACATATTATTTTTAAGCTAATTTTGTCATGGAATATTATATGAAGCCTGATCATCTTTATTTGATTTTCTCTTTCAGTCGGGACGAATTTGGGAGATGTTATGGTTTGGGAACTGGGTGGCAGAAATAGAATTTGCCACAGAAGTTTCAAGGTATGGGATCTTGGGGCTTGTTCAGTGGCACTGCAGGTATGATTCTGGATCTTTTAGGCATGGTTGGGAGGGTCCTTTGCATCCAGCTCAGAATTGAATCTTTGTTGTCGAACTGACTTGTTTTTTTCTGATTCCTTTATAGACATCTTTGGGCAATGATTATTCTGCATCGATAAACCGTGTGATGTGGAGTCCTGAAGGTTCTTTATTTGGTAggttgtttggaaattttagtTTATTATGCCTGccataaatatattaaattgttttaaatagTTAAGCTCTGAACTTAGGAAAAGAACTCATGAATGGTGGTGTGTATTAATCGATTTTTGCAGGTGTTGCGTACTCCAAGCACATTGTGCACCTATATTCCTACCATGGTGGTGATGACCTAAGAAACCACCTTGAGGTTTGTGCATTAGTAACTGATCTATTGTATTCTTTCAAATTTCTAATATTAATCTCCTCTGATATGACTACTCTCAGTCAACAAGGTGCCGCTGACATCAATTTTAAATATACTTTTCAGATTGAAGCACATGTTGGGAGTGTAAATGATCTTGCTTTCTCCTTCCCAAACAAGCAGCTCTGCGTAGTCACTTGTGGAGAGGACAGGCTTATTAAGGTTTGAGTCTTTGATCAGTCACTTGTGTGGCACAGCGAGGGTGGATTGTTTATGAACTttctttacatttttttttgggTCTGCTTTGCTCTTGGTTTATTTTTGGGTATGTGAATGGATTATTGAGATATCTTGGTATGTTGCAGTCAAACTTGTGTCAAACTTTGGGGTATGTTCAGATTTTGGTTTCTGAATTTCTAGATACTTGTTTTGGAAGATGATTTTTTTGATAATGAATTGGAAATGAAGTGCATGTTGGATCCTGTTTTTGGAAGGCAACATAATTTAGTGTAGGTGCCAGTCATTTACGTTTTCATATGGTGATTTACTTTTAATAATGTGTGGGGTATTttagaattttgaaatatattatattgtatAAGAATATAAAGTgaaaaatcagtttgaaaataattattatgtTGGGTGACCTTAGAAAGAGTCTCTAGAAAAAAAAATGCGAAAATAGAAGGATGGCGttggttttgtttttaaaaatggaCATGCTTTCAGAAAATGGAAAAGACTGCCTGAAATTTCATCATGCACAGGTGTGGGATGCGGCTTCAGGTTCAAAACAGTTTACATTTGCCGGCCATGAAGCAGCTGTACATTCTGTCTGTCCGCATCATAAAGAAAATATTCAGGTATTAACACCATTTTAGATGTGACAACTAATGACTGATTCATATGTGAGCGGTTTTCAGTCTGGAATTCCTTTCCAGGCTTTGAAACCGCCCTATGAAAAGAAAAAGCTTTTTCCTGTTAAAGAACAAATGCAATGATGAAATAGTTTGGCCACGTAGTTGACCAATTCAGGCATGAGATGTGCTACCACAGTATTGATATTGTAGCTGACTGCTTCACATCCCCCTGCAGTTCATCTTCTCCACAGCGACTGATGGTAAGATAAAGGCATGGTTGTACGATAACCTCGGTTCTCGGGTTGACTACGATGCACCAGGTCATTCATCCACCACTATGGCATATAGTGCTGATGGAACAAGGTCTATACAACATTATTTATTACTGTTTTTATCCATTATTCAACTATAGTTTTAAGATCCTAGAAATCCGCTTTACTTCGTGTATTGATATCCAGGTTATTTTCTTGCGGGACGAACAAAGAAGGAGATTCATATCTTGTGGAGTGGAATGAAAGTGAGGGAGCTGTAAAACGTACTTATACTGGTCTTAGCAAGCGAGCTGCAGGAGGAATAGTGCAGTTTGATACtctaaaaaatcgaattttggCTGCTGGAGATGACTTCACGATTAAGTTCTGGGACATGGACAATGTCAACTTATTGACAACAACTGATGCCGAGGGTGGATTACCGGTAATTGTTATTTAAACAGAGTCAAACTTGTTTAAAATACTTGTTGGTACTAACacgtattatttaattttcatagCCATCTCCTTGTATCCGTTTCAACAAGGAAGGAATAATGTTAGCTGTCTCGACAAATGAGAATTCTGTAAAGATTTTAGCCAATGCAGATGGTGTTCGTCTGCTAAGAACAATTGAAAGTAGTCCTTTCGACACTTCTTCTAGGGTAGCCTCCTCAACAGTTGTAAAGGTGAGCACGTGTGTCTACCATTATATTTTGATTCTATTAATTTGATTTGCTCTTTTTGATGAAATCCACCTTGTGTCTTCAGTCTCCCTCATTTGCTGCTGTTAATGCTACTACTGGATCAAGCATTGTTGATCGAGTTGCTCCTGTAACAGCATTGGTTGCAATGGTATGCTTCTCTTTCAGTGTGAAAACAAGAATCCTTTTGTAACCCTGTGTTATAAAGTTGATAAAGTATTTGACTAcatgcataattttttttttctgtgaatgatttattgatcCACATTACTAAGATTCACAATTTACCTTGGGCGTTAACTTTACAATCCCATTATTTGATGATTTCTTTTAGGGTGGAGAAAATCGAAATTTGGCAGAAAAGCCAAGGATTGCAGATGAGTCTGCTGAAAAATCCAGAATCTGGAAAATGGCAGAAGTGAATGAGCCATCACAGTGCCGTTCCTTGAGACTCCCAGATAATTTAGCATCTGCGAAGGTATGAGTTCAAGCCCCTGTTTTTTATCACATCCATAGGTTTATCGTATGCATAACAAGTTTTATCTGAATTGTTGATAATTCATTATTCCCTTTTGAGTTTGAGTCTGTTCAACTGTGCAATGTTGCTTTAGATGCAGTCAAAAGGTAGTTTGAGATCTTTAGAAGCTTAATTTTCTCTTCAGAGTTGTGATATCACCTCAGTTTCATCTAATTAACCATTTTGAAATTTGTCCTGAGTTTGGAATCCGTTCCTATTTAGTTAATTGAAAACTGTGAAACCTCTCTAATATGATCTTAACTTTATCAGGTTTCAAAGTTGATGTTTACAAATTCGGGATTTGCTATATTGGCACTAGCTGCTAATGCGGTGCACAAACTCTggaaatggccaaagaatgaTCGTAATCCAACAGGAAAGGTGTTACTTTATTTCACAAAAAAAATTCACTGTGTGTTTTTCTGCcaatattttaatgaatattgAACTTTTGTAGGCTAGTGCTAATACAGTGCCGCAACAATGGCAACCTGCTAGCGGGATAGTGATGACAAATGATACCAGTGATGC from the Primulina eburnea isolate SZY01 chromosome 3, ASM2296580v1, whole genome shotgun sequence genome contains:
- the LOC140825936 gene encoding LOW QUALITY PROTEIN: topless-related protein 4-like (The sequence of the model RefSeq protein was modified relative to this genomic sequence to represent the inferred CDS: deleted 1 base in 1 codon) — its product is MSSLSRELVFLILQFLDEEKFKETVHRLEQESGFFFNMRYFEEMVTNGEWENVEKYLFGFTKVDDNRYSMKIFFEIRKQKYLEALDKKDRAKAVDILVKDLKVFSSFNEDLFKEITQLLTFENFRENEQLSKYGDTKTARGIMLVELKKLIEANPLFREKLNFPSLKNSRLRTLINQSLNWQHQLCKNPKPNPDIKTLFVDHSCGPSQPNGARAPSPVTNHLMGAVPKPGTFPPLTQHGPFQPNPGPMPTPLAGWMASPSQVPHPSSSTGPIGFNPQNNAGLLKRPRTPPMINLAMDYQTADSEHVMKRTRPFGFPDEVNNVPVNVLPVGFSSQTHGHTSPSSEELPKTVMMNLSQGSAVKSMDFHPVQQVLLLVGTNLGDVMVWELGGRNRICHRSFKVWDLGACSVALQTSLGNDYSASINRVMWSPEGSLFGVAYSKHIVHLYSYHGGDDLRNHLEIEAHVGSVNDLAFSFPNKQLCVVTCGEDRLIKVWDAASGSKQFTFAGHEAAVHSVCPHHKENIQFIFSTATDGKIKAWLYDNLGSRVDYDAPGHSSTTMAYSADGTRLFSCGTNKEGDSYLVEWNESEGAVKRTYTGLSKRAAGGIVQFDTLKNRILAAGDDFTIKFWDMDNVNLLTTTDAEGGLPPSPCIRFNKEGIMLAVSTNENSVKILANADGVRLLRTIESSPFDTSSRVASSTVVKSPSFAAVNATTGSSIVDRVAPVTALVAMGGENRNLAEKPRIADESAEKSRIWKMAEVNEPSQCRSLRLPDNLASAKVSKLMFTNSGFAILALAANAVHKLWKWPKNDRNPTGKASANTVPQQWQPASGIVMTNDTSDANPEDGVSCFALSKNDSYVLSASGGKISLFNMMTFKTMTTFMPPPPAATFLAFHPQDNNIIAIGMDDSSIQIYNVRVDEVKVKLIGHQKRITGLAFSASLKVLVSSGADSQLCVWSSDAWEKKTSKFLQTPPGRTTAPLADTRVLFHQDQTHLLVVHETQIAIYEAPQLACLKQWLPVEASGPITYATYSCDSQSIYVSFEDGSVGVLTASTLRLRCRINPSSYIPTSASLRVHPLVIAAHPSEANQFALGLSDGGVCVLEPIESEGRWGTVPPQENGAGPSTSGAASSDQLQR